The following coding sequences are from one Melanotaenia boesemani isolate fMelBoe1 chromosome 19, fMelBoe1.pri, whole genome shotgun sequence window:
- the tmc2a gene encoding transmembrane channel-like protein 2-A: MPRRGAAKSDDVEVEIDDDNVSDSDDGATQKRANRKQAGGRGGARGRGRGKKPASDDDEEEDEAPRGRRGANNRRPAKKRGGGKNDDDDESEDEGPKKKKGGAANKKKGGKAQDSDEEDSDAGKGKKGKKGGGKKGGKEEEDSKGKKGDAKGKDKGKDKDDDKKKKKKKDDSSSDSNSNSDEEEDSMSEGEMARLMEEVEEKKKLIAIIRNKPWRMKRRLVLLKEAQQFVDKFEGALGKGKGRKWYAYKVMMTKKWIKFQRDFENFRTACIPWERKIKEVESHFGSSVASYFIFLRWMYGMNLVLFGLTFGLVVIPEVLMGLPYGSIPRKTVPRAEQDTAQDYSVLMDFNGYCKYSVLFYGYYNDQRTVGLLKFRLPLSYLLVGIGTFGYSLMLVIRTMAKNADVGGGDGEEGEFTFAWKMFTSWDYLIGNAETADNKYASITTSFKESIVDEQENQKDENIHLRRFLRVLANFLITCSLGGSGYLIYFVVKRSQEFANRDDLSWYEKNELEIIMSLLGLVCPPLFETIAELEDYHPRIALKWQLGRIFALFLGNLYTFLFALFDEVNSKLDEEEVIKNQTIWAMKEYYANFSRLNNDTEATPPPMNPADVIRGPCWETAVGIEFVKLTVSDIQVTYLTILIGDFARAVIVRFLNYCWCWDLEAGFPSYGEFDISGNVLGLVFNQGMIWMGAFYAPGLVGINVLRLLSSMYYQCWAVMATNVPHERVFKASKSNNFYMGLLLLILFLSLLPVVYTIMTLPPSFDCGPFSGRAKMFDVIMETIELDLPAFIGTVFSYAANPGLIIPAVLLMVLAIYYLNSVSKAYQNSNMELKKKMQMARDEEKNRRNNKDSTNQVMQDLEDLLPNRSLAPPAPPEPEKKPEPEAKPTKTKSGSAGKGVNLQKDVALASPNPNAQGPVSRPPGPRGPGQMPGPGPGGGRGRGRGPPPR, encoded by the exons atGCCGAGACGAGGTGCTGCTAAGTCTGACGATG TTGAGGTAGAGATAGATGATGATAATGTGAGTGATAGTGATG ACGGTGCCACCCAGAAGAGAGCAAACAGGAAGCAGGCAGGTGGCAGAGGAGGTGCAAGAGGAAGAGGCAGAGGCAAAAAACCTGCCAGCGATGATGACgaggaagaagatgaagctCCTAGAGGACGCAGAGGAGCCAACAACAGAAGGCCAGCTAAGAAACGAGGTGGTGGcaagaatgatgatgatgatgagagtGAGGATGAGGGtcccaagaagaagaaagggggTGCAGCCAATAAGAAGAAAGGAGGCAAAGCCCAGGATAGTGATGAAGAAGACAGCGATGctgggaaaggaaaaaaaggaaagaaaggaggaggaaagaaaggagggaaggaggaagaggacagcAAGGGAAAGAAAGGTGATGCCAAAGGAAAGGACAAGGGAAAAGACAAGGATgatgacaagaagaaaaagaagaagaaagatgacAG TTCATCTGATTCCAACTCAAACTCCGACGAGGAAGAGGATTCCATGTCGGAGGGAGAGATGGCCCGGCTGATGGAGGAGgtagaggagaagaagaaactaATCGCAATTATCAGGAACAAGCCTTGGAGGATGAAGCGGAGGCTCGTACTTCTAAA GGAAGCTCAGCAGTTTGTGGATAAATTTGAGGGGGCTTTGGGAAAAGGAAAAGGCAGGAAGTGGTATGCTTATAAAGTGATGATGACTAAG AAATGGATCAAGTTTCAGAGGGATTTTGAAAATTTCAGAACCGCCTGTATCCCCTGGGAGAGGAAAATTAAAGAGGTGGAAA GTCATTTTGGGTCATCTGTGGCGTCTTACTTCATCTTCCTGCGCTGGATGTACGGCATGAACCTCGTCCTTTTTGGTTTGACTTTTGGACTGGTGGTCATCCCAGAG GTGCTAATGGGTCTGCCCTATGGGTCCATCCCAAGAAAGACTGTACCCAGAGCAGAGCAGGACACTGCTCAAGACTATTCTGTCCTCATGGACTTCAAT GGTTACTGCAAGTACTCCGTACTCTTTTATGGCTACTACAACGACCAAAGGACAGTCGGCTTGCTAAAGTTCAGGCTTCCTCTGTCCTACCTCTTGGTGGGAATCGGCACCTTTGGCTACAGCCTGATGCTCGTGATCCGCAC TATGGCCAAGAACGCTGATGTTGGTGGTGGAGATGGAGAGGAAGGAGAGTTCACCTTTGCCTGGAAGATGTTCACCAGCTGGGATTACCTCATTGGCAACGCAGAGACTGCAGACAACAAGTATGCCTCCATCACCACCAGCTTCAAG GAGTCTATTGTAGATGAGCAGGAGAACCAGAAGGATGAGAACATTCACCTGCGGaggttcctcagggttctggcTAACTTCCTTATCACCTGTAGCCTTGGTGGGAGTGGGTACCTCATCTACTTTGTAGTGAAGAGGTCTCAGGAGTTTGCCAACAGGGATGATCTCAGCTGGTACGAGAAGAATGAG CTGGAGATCATCATGTCTCTCCTGGGCCTGGTCTGTCCTCCATTGTTTGAGACTATTGCTGAGCTGGAGGACTACCATCCTCGAATCGCCCTCAAGTGGCAGCTGGGACGCATCTTTGCCCTCTTTCTGGGAAACCTCTACACCTTCCTGTTTGCCTTGTTCGATGAGGTCAACTCCAAG CTGGACGAAGAGGAGGTCATTAAGAACCAAACCATCTGGGCTATGAAGGAGTACTACGCTAACTTCTCCCGTCTGAACAACGACACTGAGGCAACCCCGCCCCCCATGAACCCTGCTGATGTCATCAGGGGACCCTGCTGGGAGACGGCCGTTGGCATA GAGTTTGTAAAGCTGACGGTGTCGGACATCCAGGTGACCTACCTGACCATCTTGATTGGCGACTTTGCCAGAGCTGTCATCGTTCGTTTCCTCAACTACTGCTGGTGCTGGGACCTGGAAGCTGGATTT cCGTCATATGGTGAGTTTGACATCAGTGGAAATGTTCTTGGACTGGTCTTCAATCAAGGGATGATCTG GATGGGTGCCTTTTACGCTCCCGGGCTGGTTGGCATCAATGTGCTCCGTCTCCTCAGCTCCATGTACTATCAGTGTTGGGCTGTAATGGCCACAAATGTCCCTCATGAAAGAGTGTTCAAGGCATCCAAGTCTAACAATTTCTACATGGGCcttctgctcctcatcctcttcctgaGTCTATTACCTGTCGTCTACACCATCATGACCCTGCCACCTTCGTTTGACTGCGGACCTTTCAG TGGAAGGGCGAAGATGTTTGACGTGATCATGGAGACGATAGAACTGGACCTGCCAGCGTTCATTGGGACAGTTTTCAGCTACGCAGCCAACCCGGGACTCATCATACCCGCTGTGCTGCTCATGGT ACTGGCCATATATTATCTCAACTCTGTGTCTAAGGCTTACCAAAACTCCAATAtggagctgaagaagaagatgcagaTG GCTCGGGATGAGGAGAAGAACCGCAGAAACAACAAAGACAGCACCAACCAGGTCATGCAGGATCTGGAAGACCTGCTGCCAAACCGGTCCCTCGCCCCCCCTGCTCCACCAGAGCCTG agaaaaaaccAGAGCCAGAAGCAAAACCTACAAAGACAAAGTCTGGGTCTGCTGGGAAAGGTGTTAATCTGCAGAAAGACGTGGCTCTAGCTTCACCCAATCCCAACGCTCAAGGTCCGGTAAGCCGACCACCTGGGCCAAGAGGACCTGGACAAATGCCAGGTCCGGGACCTGGAGGGGGTCGAGGTCGTGGGAGAGGACCTCCTCCGAGATAA